One genomic region from Ornithinicoccus hortensis encodes:
- a CDS encoding NADH-quinone oxidoreductase subunit C yields MSETPEAPKDEAVTPGADEASASPAEAGTSPHDDLPVQETAPTEPGAPVVVARKRGMFGSSLGNDTSGYGGLERPVLFPGASARPYGGYFDAVADALEDSLGSGYAAAVPAVVVDRGELTLHVAREQLLVVMKALRDEPALRFEMMNGVSGVNYPEHTGAELHAVYHLLSITNGSRRIRVEVTCPDEDPHIPSVVSVYPAVDWHERETFDMFGIVFDGHPALTRILMPDDWRGHPQRKDYPLGGIPVEYKGATIPSPDQRRSYS; encoded by the coding sequence GTGAGCGAGACCCCCGAGGCACCCAAGGACGAGGCCGTGACCCCCGGCGCCGACGAGGCCAGCGCGAGCCCGGCCGAGGCCGGCACCAGCCCGCACGACGACCTGCCGGTGCAGGAGACCGCGCCCACCGAGCCCGGCGCGCCGGTGGTCGTCGCCCGCAAGCGGGGCATGTTCGGCTCGTCGCTGGGCAATGACACCAGCGGGTACGGCGGGCTGGAGCGTCCCGTCCTGTTCCCCGGTGCCTCTGCGCGCCCCTACGGCGGCTACTTCGACGCCGTGGCGGACGCCCTCGAGGACTCCCTCGGCTCCGGGTACGCGGCGGCCGTGCCCGCCGTCGTCGTGGACCGTGGGGAACTCACCCTGCACGTGGCCCGCGAGCAGCTGCTCGTGGTCATGAAGGCGCTCCGCGACGAACCGGCCCTCCGGTTCGAGATGATGAACGGGGTGTCCGGGGTCAACTACCCCGAGCACACCGGGGCGGAGCTGCACGCCGTCTACCACCTGCTGTCGATCACCAACGGCAGCCGCCGGATCCGGGTCGAGGTCACCTGCCCCGACGAGGACCCGCACATTCCCTCGGTCGTCTCGGTCTACCCGGCGGTGGACTGGCACGAGCGGGAGACCTTCGACATGTTCGGGATCGTCTTCGACGGGCACCCGGCGCTGACCCGCATCCTGATGCCGGACGACTGGCGCGGGCACCCGCAGCGCAAGGACTACCCGTTGGGCGGGATCCCGGTGGAGTACAAGGGCGCCACCATCCCGTCGCCCGACCAGCGCAGGAGCTACAGCTGA
- a CDS encoding NADH-quinone oxidoreductase subunit D, with the protein MATQTHEDLYGGPDGADVGGVFTASGGDWDQVVEDIHELGEERIVVNMGPQHPSTHGVLRLILELDGESVREARAGIGYLHTGIEKNMEYRTWVQGTTFCTRMDYLTPIFNEAAYCLAVEKLLGITDQIPQRASDIRVLMMELNRIGSHLICMGTGGMELGATTVMTVGFRERERILRFFEAVTGLRMNHAYIRPGGVAQDVPASALDLFESEIDDLRLGIRDLENLLLENPVFKGRTVDVGHLDLTGCMALGITGPILRSTGLPHDLRKSEPYCGYETYDFEVVTRDGADAYDRACIRIEEMWESLKIAEQAIARLRASEGEPVMVADKKIAWPAQLSVGGDGQGNSLEHIREIMGESMESLIHHFKLVTEGFRVPPGQAYAAIESPKGELGVHVVSDGGTRPFRAHFRDPSFHNLQAASVLAEGGLVADVIVAVASIDPVMGGVDR; encoded by the coding sequence ATGGCTACGCAGACGCACGAAGACCTCTACGGCGGACCGGACGGGGCCGACGTCGGTGGCGTGTTCACCGCCTCGGGCGGCGACTGGGACCAGGTCGTGGAGGACATCCACGAGCTCGGCGAGGAACGCATCGTCGTGAACATGGGTCCGCAGCACCCGTCCACGCACGGGGTGCTGCGCCTCATCCTGGAGCTCGACGGTGAGTCCGTGCGTGAGGCCCGGGCCGGCATCGGCTACCTGCACACCGGCATCGAGAAGAACATGGAGTACCGCACCTGGGTGCAGGGCACCACCTTCTGCACCCGGATGGACTACCTGACGCCGATCTTCAACGAGGCGGCGTACTGCCTGGCCGTGGAGAAACTGCTCGGCATCACCGACCAGATCCCGCAGCGGGCCAGCGACATTCGGGTGCTGATGATGGAGCTCAACCGGATCGGGTCCCACCTGATCTGCATGGGCACCGGCGGGATGGAGCTGGGCGCCACGACGGTGATGACCGTCGGGTTCCGGGAGCGCGAGCGGATCCTGCGGTTCTTCGAGGCTGTCACCGGGCTGCGGATGAACCACGCCTACATCCGTCCCGGCGGCGTCGCCCAGGACGTGCCGGCCAGCGCCCTCGACCTGTTCGAGTCCGAGATCGACGACCTGCGCCTGGGCATCCGCGACCTGGAGAACCTGCTCCTGGAGAACCCGGTGTTCAAGGGCCGCACCGTCGACGTCGGCCACCTGGACCTGACCGGCTGCATGGCCCTGGGCATCACCGGGCCGATCCTGCGCTCCACCGGCCTGCCGCACGACCTGCGCAAGTCCGAGCCCTACTGCGGCTACGAGACCTACGACTTCGAGGTCGTCACCCGCGACGGTGCCGACGCCTACGACCGGGCCTGCATCCGGATCGAGGAGATGTGGGAGTCGCTGAAGATCGCCGAGCAGGCGATCGCCCGGCTGCGGGCCAGCGAGGGCGAGCCGGTCATGGTGGCCGACAAGAAGATCGCCTGGCCGGCCCAGCTCTCGGTCGGCGGCGACGGCCAGGGCAACAGCCTGGAGCACATCCGGGAGATCATGGGGGAGTCGATGGAGTCCCTCATCCACCACTTCAAGCTGGTCACCGAGGGGTTCCGGGTGCCGCCGGGGCAGGCCTACGCCGCGATCGAGTCGCCCAAGGGCGAGCTCGGCGTGCACGTCGTGTCGGACGGGGGCACGCGACCGTTCCGGGCGCACTTCCGCGACCCCTCCTTCCACAACCTGCAGGCCGCCTCGGTCCTGGCCGAGGGCGGTCTGGTCGCCGACGTGATCGTGGCCGTCGCCTCGATCGACCCCGTGATGGGAGGAGTGGACCGGTGA
- a CDS encoding NuoB/complex I 20 kDa subunit family protein — translation MGLEDKLPSGFLLTTVEGLVGQMQSRSIWPATFGLACCAIEMMAVGTPDYDIARFGMERFAATPRQADLMIVAGRVSQKMAPVVRQVYDQMPNPKWVLSMGVCASSGGMFNNYAVVQGVDHIVPVDIYLPGCPPRPQMLLNAILSLHETIRNSKFGVDRVEAARKAEAAALAATPTHEMKGLLA, via the coding sequence ATGGGGCTTGAGGACAAACTCCCGTCCGGCTTCCTGCTGACCACGGTCGAGGGCCTGGTCGGCCAGATGCAGTCCCGGTCGATCTGGCCGGCGACCTTCGGGTTGGCCTGTTGCGCGATCGAGATGATGGCGGTCGGCACCCCGGACTACGACATCGCCCGGTTCGGGATGGAGCGCTTCGCGGCGACCCCCCGCCAGGCCGACCTGATGATCGTGGCGGGCCGGGTGAGCCAGAAGATGGCGCCGGTGGTGCGCCAGGTCTACGACCAGATGCCCAACCCCAAGTGGGTCCTGTCGATGGGGGTCTGCGCCAGCTCCGGCGGCATGTTCAACAACTACGCCGTGGTGCAGGGCGTGGACCACATCGTCCCGGTCGACATCTACCTGCCCGGCTGTCCGCCGCGGCCGCAGATGCTGCTCAACGCGATCCTGTCGCTGCACGAGACCATCCGGAACAGCAAGTTCGGCGTCGACCGGGTCGAGGCGGCGCGCAAGGCCGAGGCCGCCGCGCTGGCCGCCACGCCGACGCACGAGATGAAGGGGCTGCTGGCGTGA
- the nuoH gene encoding NADH-quinone oxidoreductase subunit NuoH has protein sequence MSALAAVGEFAAHGPSVLAAAPVSMTDYPVADFSDTPWWLALIKTVGVFVYLLLSVLIVIWFERRVIGRMQQRPGPNRFGPIGILQTLADGLKLMMKEDVIPKAADKVMFVLAPLMVGSLAFVSFAIIPLGGTVEMFGHTTPLQLTDTPVSVLLVLAVAGVGAYGFVLAGWSSGSTYPLLGGLRSTAQVISYEIAMGLSLVAVFLYSGSMSTSQIVAAQDGLWYIIPLFFSFVVYVITMVGETNRLPFDLAEGEGELGGGFHTEYSSMKFGMFFLGEYINMFTVSALATTLFLGGWQAPPGIAAINDGMFNEGWWGLLWFTIKMWLFIFFYVWLRGSLPRVRYDQFMKLGWKVLIPASLVWVVAVMMIRAAQVGYFGDGRYVLPITLAAVGVVVIGGLLLLDKRSSDAREAKLAARKPPAEVDPFAGGFPVPPLPGQKLVEPRRAVTRAEPVTVSAGGATGDPTEPDSTEDTRG, from the coding sequence ATGAGTGCTCTGGCCGCGGTGGGCGAGTTCGCCGCCCACGGGCCGTCGGTCCTGGCCGCCGCGCCGGTGTCGATGACCGACTATCCCGTGGCGGACTTCAGCGACACCCCGTGGTGGCTGGCGCTGATCAAGACCGTCGGTGTCTTCGTCTACCTGTTGCTCTCGGTGCTCATCGTCATCTGGTTCGAGCGGCGCGTCATCGGCCGGATGCAGCAGCGGCCGGGCCCCAACCGGTTCGGTCCGATCGGCATCCTGCAGACGCTGGCCGACGGGCTGAAGCTGATGATGAAGGAAGACGTCATCCCCAAGGCCGCGGACAAGGTGATGTTCGTCCTGGCCCCGCTGATGGTCGGGTCGCTGGCGTTCGTCTCCTTCGCGATCATCCCGCTGGGCGGCACGGTCGAGATGTTCGGGCACACCACGCCCCTGCAGCTGACCGACACGCCCGTCTCGGTGCTGCTGGTGCTGGCCGTGGCCGGCGTCGGTGCCTACGGCTTCGTGCTGGCCGGCTGGTCCTCCGGGTCGACCTACCCGCTGCTGGGTGGTCTGCGCTCCACCGCCCAGGTGATCTCCTACGAGATCGCGATGGGACTGTCGCTGGTCGCCGTCTTCCTCTACTCCGGATCGATGTCGACCAGCCAGATCGTGGCGGCCCAGGACGGTCTCTGGTACATCATCCCGCTGTTCTTCTCCTTCGTGGTCTACGTGATCACGATGGTCGGCGAGACCAACCGGCTGCCGTTCGACCTCGCCGAGGGCGAGGGCGAGCTCGGTGGCGGGTTCCACACCGAGTACTCCTCGATGAAGTTCGGGATGTTCTTCCTCGGTGAGTACATCAACATGTTCACCGTGTCCGCGCTGGCCACCACCCTCTTCCTGGGTGGGTGGCAGGCGCCCCCCGGCATCGCCGCGATCAACGACGGCATGTTCAACGAGGGGTGGTGGGGCCTGCTCTGGTTCACCATCAAGATGTGGCTGTTCATCTTCTTCTACGTCTGGCTGCGCGGCTCCCTGCCGCGGGTGCGCTACGACCAGTTCATGAAGCTGGGGTGGAAGGTGCTCATCCCCGCCTCGCTGGTGTGGGTCGTCGCGGTGATGATGATCCGCGCCGCCCAGGTCGGCTACTTCGGCGACGGACGCTACGTGCTGCCGATCACCCTGGCCGCCGTGGGTGTCGTCGTGATCGGCGGACTGCTGCTCCTGGACAAGCGCAGCAGCGATGCCCGCGAGGCCAAGCTGGCCGCCCGCAAGCCCCCCGCCGAGGTCGACCCGTTCGCGGGTGGCTTCCCGGTGCCGCCGCTGCCCGGCCAGAAGCTGGTCGAACCCCGTCGCGCGGTGACCCGGGCCGAGCCGGTCACCGTCAGCGCCGGCGGCGCCACCGGCGACCCGACCGAACCCGACAGCACGGAGGACACTCGTGGCTGA
- the nuoI gene encoding NADH-quinone oxidoreductase subunit NuoI — MAESQTPDPGSKSSVNKGSNAKASERGGFFADLFAPVAGFGVSFGTMFRKVHTEEYPEERRPTQPRFHGRHQLNRHPDGLEKCVGCELCAWACPADAIYVEGADNTDAARYSPGERYGRVYQINYLRCIFCGLCIEACPTRALTMTNEYELADSRREPLIYEKHQLLAPLREGMLPPPFPMAEGMSERDYYRGTVTTATAEQRAYVEERDTPAETDQSEEVTR; from the coding sequence GTGGCTGAGTCACAGACCCCCGACCCGGGCTCCAAGTCCTCGGTCAACAAGGGAAGCAACGCGAAGGCGAGCGAGCGCGGCGGCTTCTTCGCCGACCTGTTCGCCCCCGTCGCGGGCTTCGGTGTCAGCTTCGGCACCATGTTCCGCAAGGTGCACACCGAGGAGTACCCCGAGGAGCGTCGCCCCACACAGCCGCGGTTCCACGGACGCCACCAGCTCAACCGGCACCCCGACGGGCTGGAGAAGTGCGTGGGCTGTGAGCTGTGCGCCTGGGCCTGCCCGGCGGACGCGATCTACGTCGAGGGCGCGGACAACACCGACGCCGCCCGGTACTCCCCGGGGGAGCGGTACGGCCGCGTCTACCAGATCAACTACCTGCGCTGCATCTTCTGCGGGTTGTGCATCGAGGCGTGCCCGACCCGGGCCCTGACGATGACCAACGAGTACGAGCTGGCCGACAGCCGCCGTGAGCCGTTGATCTACGAGAAGCACCAGCTGCTGGCCCCGCTGCGGGAGGGCATGCTGCCGCCGCCGTTCCCGATGGCCGAGGGCATGTCCGAGCGTGACTACTACCGCGGCACGGTGACCACCGCCACCGCCGAGCAGCGTGCCTACGTCGAGGAGCGGGACACCCCGGCGGAGACGGACCAGTCCGAGGAGGTCACCCGATGA
- the nuoE gene encoding NADH-quinone oxidoreductase subunit NuoE, which translates to MRTTFGAGIDKEGPGRFEGALHRQDPLHASDEDWPADVRAQLEADAAEIIARYPQKRSALLPILHLIQSVDGYVTGRGVQFCAELLDLTTAEVAGVATFYTQYKRHPNGEYTVGVCTNTLCAIMGGDQIFEAVSERLGIGHDETTPDGKITLEGVECNAACDFAPVVMVNWEFFDNQTPESATELVDDLRGGKPVTPTRGAGRVCTFKQVSRVLAGFNDGLSDEGVGAGAPSLAGLKLAKERGWTAPGDEATPGDQDVTSDGAPQAGGEHSSTDSPATGDKEVDR; encoded by the coding sequence ATGCGCACGACATTCGGCGCCGGGATCGACAAGGAGGGCCCCGGCCGCTTCGAGGGTGCCCTGCACCGGCAGGACCCGCTGCACGCCAGCGACGAGGACTGGCCGGCGGACGTCCGGGCCCAGCTGGAGGCGGACGCCGCCGAGATCATCGCGCGCTATCCGCAGAAGCGGTCCGCCCTGCTGCCGATCCTGCACCTGATCCAGTCGGTCGACGGCTACGTCACCGGCCGGGGCGTGCAGTTCTGCGCCGAGCTGCTGGACCTGACCACCGCCGAGGTCGCCGGTGTCGCGACCTTCTACACCCAGTACAAGCGGCACCCCAACGGTGAGTACACCGTGGGCGTGTGCACCAACACGCTGTGCGCGATCATGGGCGGGGACCAGATCTTCGAGGCGGTCAGCGAGCGCCTCGGCATCGGCCACGACGAGACCACCCCGGACGGCAAGATCACCCTGGAAGGCGTCGAGTGCAACGCCGCCTGCGACTTCGCCCCCGTGGTGATGGTCAACTGGGAGTTCTTCGACAACCAGACCCCGGAGTCGGCCACCGAGCTGGTCGACGACCTGCGCGGGGGCAAGCCGGTCACCCCGACCCGGGGTGCCGGCCGGGTCTGCACCTTCAAGCAGGTCTCCAGGGTGCTGGCCGGGTTCAACGACGGGCTCTCCGACGAGGGGGTGGGCGCCGGCGCGCCGTCCCTGGCCGGGCTGAAGCTGGCCAAGGAGCGCGGGTGGACCGCTCCGGGCGACGAGGCGACCCCGGGGGACCAGGACGTCACGAGTGACGGAGCGCCGCAGGCCGGCGGCGAACACAGCTCCACGGACTCCCCGGCGACCGGGGACAAGGAGGTGGACCGGTGA
- a CDS encoding NADH-quinone oxidoreductase subunit J: protein MTGAEALLFWVLAPATVLGALGLLFARKAVHAAMSMALVMVSMGIFYIAQHAEFVGIIQIFVYSGAVMMLFLFVVMTIGVDASDSMIEPLAGQRVWSWILGILFLALGVTIVGQVSFPDTVEALAAAQAEGSITALAREIFSVQVFGFEVLGTLLVIAVMGAMVLAHRERLLPRRDQRASAARRVRSGQWLSGKPNPGIYARHNASDTPALLPDGTPTEISVPRVLVARDQLVDPEIFAEATETAYDSIGTGFPHPDTPVPDDADDQATRDSAGTQSTEEAQR, encoded by the coding sequence ATGACCGGAGCGGAAGCCCTGCTCTTCTGGGTGCTGGCACCGGCCACGGTGCTGGGCGCCCTCGGGCTGCTGTTCGCCCGCAAGGCCGTGCACGCCGCCATGTCGATGGCGCTGGTGATGGTCTCGATGGGTATCTTCTACATCGCCCAGCACGCCGAGTTCGTCGGCATCATCCAGATCTTCGTCTACTCCGGCGCGGTCATGATGCTCTTCCTCTTCGTGGTCATGACGATCGGCGTGGACGCCTCGGACTCGATGATCGAGCCGCTGGCCGGCCAGCGGGTCTGGTCCTGGATCCTGGGCATCCTCTTCCTCGCGCTGGGCGTGACGATCGTCGGCCAGGTCTCCTTCCCGGACACGGTCGAGGCCCTCGCCGCCGCCCAGGCCGAGGGATCGATCACCGCGCTGGCCCGGGAGATCTTCAGCGTCCAGGTCTTCGGCTTCGAGGTCCTCGGCACGCTGCTGGTGATCGCGGTCATGGGCGCCATGGTGCTGGCCCACCGGGAACGGCTGCTGCCGCGCCGCGACCAGCGCGCCTCGGCCGCGCGGCGGGTCCGGTCCGGCCAGTGGCTGTCGGGCAAGCCGAACCCCGGCATCTACGCCCGGCACAACGCCTCCGACACCCCGGCGCTGCTGCCCGACGGCACCCCGACCGAGATCTCCGTCCCCCGCGTGCTGGTCGCCCGCGACCAGCTGGTCGACCCGGAGATCTTCGCGGAGGCGACGGAGACGGCATACGACTCCATCGGCACCGGGTTCCCGCACCCGGACACCCCGGTGCCGGACGACGCCGACGACCAGGCCACCCGTGACTCTGCCGGCACCCAGTCCACCGAGGAGGCACAGCGGTGA
- the nuoF gene encoding NADH-quinone oxidoreductase subunit NuoF: MSTTLTPILSKFWDHPQSWTLATYEDNDGYQALRKALKMDPADMVQAAKDSGLRGRGGAGFPTGMKWGFLPPPDGGPRYLVVNADEAEPGTCKDIPLLMAAPQFLIEGMIITSFAIGCNHAFIYLRGEVVHVHRRVQRAIEEAYAAGYLGKDILGSGFDLDITLHSGAGAYICGEETALLDSLEGRRGQPRLKPPFPAVAGLYARPTVVNNVESIASVAPIFQHGAEWFAGMGTEKSQGFGFFSLSGHVTRPGQYEAPLGITLRELLDMAGGIRKGHQLKFWTPGGSSTPIFTDEHLDVPLDFESVAAAGSMLGTRALQIFDETTSVVRAVARWTDFYAHESCGKCTPCREGTYWLKQIMARLEAGKGTQDDIDKLVDICDNILGRAFCALGDGATSPITSAVQHFREEFEAGMHTPADELFPPERSTLFAKEGQPA, from the coding sequence GTGAGCACCACGCTGACGCCGATCCTGAGCAAGTTCTGGGACCACCCGCAGTCCTGGACGCTAGCGACCTACGAGGACAACGACGGCTACCAGGCGCTGCGCAAGGCGCTGAAGATGGACCCGGCGGACATGGTGCAGGCGGCCAAGGACTCCGGCCTGCGCGGCCGTGGCGGCGCCGGGTTCCCCACCGGGATGAAGTGGGGCTTCCTGCCCCCGCCGGACGGTGGACCCCGCTACCTGGTGGTGAACGCCGACGAGGCGGAGCCGGGCACCTGCAAGGACATCCCGCTGCTGATGGCCGCCCCGCAGTTCCTGATCGAGGGGATGATCATCACCTCCTTCGCGATCGGCTGTAACCACGCCTTCATCTACCTGCGCGGTGAGGTGGTGCACGTGCACCGCCGGGTGCAGCGGGCCATCGAGGAGGCGTATGCCGCCGGCTACCTCGGCAAGGACATCCTGGGCAGCGGGTTCGACCTGGACATCACGCTGCACTCCGGTGCCGGTGCCTACATCTGCGGTGAGGAGACGGCGCTGCTGGACTCCCTGGAGGGCCGGCGCGGTCAGCCCCGCCTGAAGCCCCCGTTCCCGGCGGTCGCGGGCCTCTACGCCCGCCCCACGGTCGTGAACAACGTGGAGAGCATCGCCAGCGTCGCCCCGATCTTCCAGCACGGCGCCGAGTGGTTCGCCGGGATGGGCACCGAGAAGTCGCAGGGCTTCGGCTTCTTCTCGCTGTCCGGACACGTGACCCGCCCGGGCCAGTACGAGGCCCCGCTCGGCATCACGCTGCGCGAGCTGCTCGACATGGCCGGCGGGATCCGCAAGGGCCACCAGTTGAAGTTCTGGACGCCCGGTGGCTCCTCGACCCCGATCTTCACCGACGAGCACCTGGACGTCCCGCTGGACTTCGAGTCCGTGGCCGCGGCCGGGTCCATGCTGGGCACCCGCGCGCTGCAGATCTTCGACGAGACCACGTCCGTGGTGCGTGCGGTGGCCCGGTGGACCGACTTCTACGCCCACGAGTCCTGCGGCAAGTGCACCCCCTGTCGGGAGGGCACCTACTGGCTCAAGCAGATCATGGCCCGCCTCGAGGCGGGCAAGGGCACCCAGGACGACATCGACAAGCTCGTCGACATCTGTGACAACATCCTGGGCCGCGCGTTCTGCGCCCTGGGAGACGGCGCGACCAGCCCGATCACCTCCGCCGTCCAGCACTTCCGGGAGGAGTTCGAGGCGGGGATGCACACGCCGGCCGACGAGTTGTTCCCGCCGGAGCGCTCCACCCTGTTCGCCAAGGAGGGCCAGCCCGCATGA
- a CDS encoding NADH-quinone oxidoreductase subunit G: protein MTVNSSPASGGNAVDTGGNAEVPAEPDVKMVELTIDEVPVSVPEGTLVIRAAEQIGIQIPRFCDHPLLDPVGACRQCMVDVATPDRDGNYRPMPKPQASCTIAVSPGMQVKTQHTSAVADKAQQGQMEFLLINHPLDCPVCDKGGECPLQNQAMSNGRPKSRFEDVKRTYPKPINISTQVLLDRDRCVLCARCTRFSDQIAGDPFIALIERGALQQVGVYEEQPFQSYFSGNTVQICPVGALTGAAYRFRSRPFDLVSTPSVCEHCASGCSIRTDHRRGVVLRRMALEDPEVNEEWNCDKGRWAFPYAVQPDRLRDPVVRDSDGQYRVASWDEAYAAAASALGAARADRGVGVLTGGRLSLEDAYAYSKFARTALGTNDIDFRSRPHSVEETEFLAARVAGNTSVTFGDLETASAVLLVALEPEEESPSIFLRLRKSNRANGTPVYALAPFATRGLEKVNGTLLPVAPGTEAEVLRAMVEHPGDEGLLHEAIQALDAGAVILVGERLAMVPGGLSAVAALAESTGARLAWVPRRAGERGAVEAGALPNLLPGGRPLGDATVAAAWGAELPQQPGRDSGAIFAAAASGELSALLVAGVDPDDMEDPRTARAGLEKAFVVSLDLRESAVHEYADVILPVAPQQEKSGSFVNWEGRVRPFQQALDSNARSDAGVLDLLAGAMGIALGTLSVDQVRTELEGLAGATDRPAAPQVPASGPPRPAQGEAVLATWHHLLDLGSLQDGEPFLAGTAKTPVARLSPATAAAAGVAEGDPLLVSTDQGALTLPVALTEMPDHVVWVPTNSTGSRVRATLGVDAGAVVRVGAAEHTGGVA from the coding sequence ATGACCGTCAACTCCTCTCCCGCCTCCGGTGGAAACGCGGTGGACACCGGCGGGAACGCCGAGGTCCCGGCCGAGCCGGACGTGAAGATGGTCGAGCTCACCATCGACGAGGTCCCGGTGAGCGTGCCGGAGGGCACCCTGGTGATCCGGGCGGCCGAGCAGATCGGCATCCAGATCCCCCGGTTCTGCGACCACCCGCTACTGGACCCGGTCGGCGCCTGCCGGCAGTGCATGGTGGATGTGGCCACCCCGGACCGGGACGGCAACTACCGGCCGATGCCCAAGCCCCAGGCGTCCTGCACCATCGCCGTGTCGCCCGGCATGCAGGTCAAGACCCAGCACACCTCCGCGGTCGCCGACAAGGCGCAGCAGGGCCAGATGGAGTTCCTGCTGATCAACCACCCGCTGGACTGCCCCGTCTGCGACAAGGGCGGGGAGTGCCCGCTGCAGAACCAGGCGATGTCCAACGGCCGGCCCAAGAGCCGCTTCGAGGACGTCAAGCGGACCTACCCCAAGCCGATCAACATCTCCACGCAGGTGCTGCTGGACCGGGACCGCTGCGTCCTCTGTGCCCGGTGCACCCGGTTCTCCGACCAGATCGCCGGCGACCCGTTCATCGCGCTGATCGAGCGCGGGGCGCTGCAGCAGGTCGGGGTCTACGAGGAGCAGCCGTTCCAGTCCTACTTCTCGGGCAACACCGTCCAGATCTGCCCGGTCGGTGCGCTGACCGGTGCGGCCTACCGGTTCCGCTCCCGGCCGTTCGACCTGGTCTCCACCCCGAGCGTGTGCGAGCACTGCGCATCCGGGTGCTCCATCCGCACCGACCACCGCCGCGGTGTGGTGCTGCGCCGGATGGCGCTGGAGGACCCCGAGGTGAACGAGGAGTGGAACTGCGACAAGGGTCGCTGGGCCTTCCCGTATGCCGTGCAGCCGGACCGGCTGCGCGACCCCGTGGTCCGCGACTCCGACGGGCAGTACCGGGTGGCCTCCTGGGACGAGGCCTACGCCGCCGCGGCCAGTGCGCTGGGCGCGGCCCGGGCCGACCGCGGGGTGGGCGTGCTCACCGGCGGCCGGCTGTCCCTGGAGGACGCCTACGCCTACAGCAAGTTCGCCCGGACCGCGTTGGGCACCAACGACATCGACTTCCGCTCCCGTCCGCACTCGGTCGAGGAGACCGAGTTCCTGGCGGCCCGCGTCGCCGGCAACACCAGCGTGACCTTCGGTGACCTGGAGACCGCCTCCGCGGTCCTGCTGGTCGCGCTGGAGCCGGAGGAGGAGTCGCCCTCGATCTTCCTGCGGCTGCGCAAGTCCAACCGGGCCAACGGCACCCCGGTCTACGCGCTGGCCCCCTTCGCCACCCGCGGGCTGGAGAAGGTGAACGGCACCCTGCTGCCGGTCGCCCCCGGCACCGAGGCTGAGGTGCTCCGCGCGATGGTCGAGCACCCCGGCGACGAGGGGCTGCTGCACGAGGCCATCCAGGCGCTCGACGCCGGCGCGGTGATCCTGGTCGGCGAGCGTCTCGCGATGGTGCCCGGCGGGTTGTCCGCGGTCGCCGCGCTGGCCGAGAGCACCGGGGCCCGGCTCGCCTGGGTCCCGCGCCGGGCCGGTGAGCGCGGCGCGGTCGAGGCCGGCGCGCTGCCCAACCTGCTGCCCGGTGGCCGCCCCCTCGGGGACGCGACCGTGGCCGCCGCGTGGGGCGCCGAGTTGCCGCAGCAACCGGGCCGGGACAGCGGGGCGATCTTTGCCGCCGCCGCCTCCGGTGAGCTGTCCGCGCTCCTGGTCGCGGGGGTCGACCCCGACGACATGGAGGACCCGCGCACCGCCCGCGCCGGGCTGGAGAAGGCGTTCGTGGTGTCGCTGGACCTGCGCGAGTCCGCGGTGCACGAGTACGCCGACGTGATCCTGCCGGTCGCGCCGCAGCAGGAGAAGTCGGGCAGCTTCGTCAACTGGGAGGGTCGGGTCCGGCCGTTCCAGCAGGCGCTGGACTCCAACGCCCGCAGCGACGCCGGGGTGCTCGACCTGCTGGCCGGTGCGATGGGCATCGCCCTGGGCACCCTCTCCGTCGACCAGGTCCGGACCGAGCTGGAGGGCCTGGCCGGCGCGACCGACCGGCCGGCCGCTCCGCAGGTCCCGGCCTCGGGCCCGCCCCGCCCGGCGCAGGGCGAGGCCGTGCTGGCCACCTGGCACCACCTGCTGGACCTCGGGTCGCTGCAGGACGGTGAGCCCTTCCTGGCCGGCACCGCCAAGACGCCGGTCGCCCGGCTCTCCCCGGCGACGGCCGCCGCCGCAGGTGTGGCGGAGGGCGATCCGCTCCTGGTGAGCACCGACCAGGGGGCACTCACCCTGCCGGTGGCACTGACCGAGATGCCCGACCACGTCGTCTGGGTGCCGACCAACTCGACCGGGTCCCGGGTCCGCGCCACCCTCGGGGTGGACGCCGGGGCCGTGGTCCGGGTCGGGGCCGCCGAACACACCGGAGGTGTCGCATGA
- a CDS encoding NADH-quinone oxidoreductase subunit A, whose amino-acid sequence MSQTYLPLLMFLALGLLFAGGSVGTAAIVGRRTYNRAKAEAYECGIQPTPQARDGGRIPIKYYLTAMLFIVFDVEVLFLYPFAVAFDQVGLFSLMAMVLFLVVVSVPFVYEWSRGGLEWD is encoded by the coding sequence ATGAGCCAGACCTATCTGCCCCTGCTGATGTTCTTAGCGTTGGGACTGCTCTTCGCGGGGGGCTCGGTGGGCACCGCGGCGATCGTGGGGCGACGCACCTACAACAGGGCCAAGGCCGAGGCCTACGAGTGCGGCATCCAACCGACACCGCAGGCCCGGGACGGTGGCCGCATCCCGATCAAGTACTACCTGACCGCGATGCTGTTCATCGTCTTCGACGTCGAGGTGCTCTTCCTCTACCCGTTCGCGGTGGCCTTCGACCAGGTCGGGCTGTTCTCGCTGATGGCGATGGTGCTCTTCCTGGTGGTCGTGTCGGTCCCGTTCGTCTACGAGTGGAGCCGGGGTGGTCTGGAGTGGGACTGA